In Paraburkholderia flagellata, a genomic segment contains:
- a CDS encoding chemotaxis protein, with protein sequence MDSGFAIDERTRLTSTNQFELLLFRLGAAPGSEVGEVFGINVFKVREILSMPAITPIAASSPYVLGAANIRGQVMPVIDLPRLMGCEPATGLNILLVTEFARSTQGFALESVDEIVRLEWSQVLTADVTMGNRVTSIARLENDPESKKLVQVVDVEQVLRDVFPAQHGAVAAEDVGEPAMIPPGAKVLAADDSGFARELIGQSLKALGVEYTMAKTGLEAWKQIDAIATSAERDGVRAKDRIALVLTDLEMPEMDGFTLTRKIKADPRTVDIPVVIHSSLTGTANEAHVKNAGASGYVAKFAAGDLAGAIRSALAGKPVYA encoded by the coding sequence ATGGACAGCGGCTTCGCAATCGACGAACGAACCCGCCTGACGAGCACGAACCAGTTCGAGCTGCTGCTTTTCCGTCTCGGCGCGGCGCCGGGCAGCGAGGTCGGCGAAGTCTTCGGCATCAACGTTTTCAAGGTACGGGAAATCCTGAGCATGCCGGCGATCACGCCGATCGCGGCGTCGTCTCCCTATGTGCTGGGCGCCGCGAACATTCGCGGCCAGGTGATGCCCGTGATCGACCTGCCGCGGCTCATGGGCTGCGAGCCGGCAACGGGCCTGAACATCCTGCTCGTGACCGAATTCGCGCGCTCCACGCAGGGCTTCGCGCTCGAAAGCGTGGACGAGATCGTGCGGCTCGAATGGAGCCAGGTACTGACCGCCGACGTCACGATGGGCAACCGCGTGACGAGCATCGCGCGGCTCGAGAACGATCCCGAGAGCAAGAAGCTCGTGCAGGTGGTGGACGTGGAGCAGGTGCTGCGCGACGTGTTCCCGGCGCAGCACGGCGCGGTCGCCGCCGAGGACGTGGGCGAGCCCGCGATGATTCCGCCGGGTGCGAAGGTGCTGGCCGCCGACGACTCGGGTTTCGCGCGCGAGCTGATCGGCCAGAGCCTCAAGGCGCTCGGCGTGGAATACACGATGGCGAAGACGGGCCTCGAAGCGTGGAAGCAGATTGACGCGATTGCGACGAGCGCGGAGCGCGACGGCGTGCGCGCGAAGGATCGCATTGCGCTCGTGCTGACCGACCTCGAAATGCCCGAGATGGACGGCTTCACGTTGACGCGCAAGATCAAGGCGGACCCGCGCACCGTGGATATCCCCGTGGTGATCCATTCGTCGCTCACGGGCACCGCGAACGAAGCGCACGTGAAGAACGCTGGCGCGAGCGGCTACGTCGCCAAGTTCGCCGCTGGCGATCTGGCGGGCGCGATTCGCAGCGCGCTTGCTGGCAAGCCGGTTTACGCGTGA
- a CDS encoding putative bifunctional diguanylate cyclase/phosphodiesterase, translating into MVYSQAAGAFGAAGSRGGQSEVSKESSEAANAADAALAQERSVLRLVSRSMPLPELLAEVCCRAERLLGAGANCAILQLDGDGRRLRIGSAPSLPAQYHAAFDGTPVGSGTSPSGTAIFERRTVCVDDFELAHEWGEYRRIALDNLLRAVWTTPLDDDNGGVMGALAVYQSRPWRPTAAEEALLSDIARSVAAMLNQQTIAERLALSEEHHRLVVDHLNEGIVMQARDDTVLACNRSARRMLRLPENAIGLSIMKVIPRVLDEGGKPLPVSKRPSMQALETGKPVLGETVGLELADGEIVWVSENVLPIFRPGESEPISVVVSFTDIGPVREAQQQLRYLATRDALTGLYNRTFLAERMHALLESASGTARPALLFVDLDGFKKVNDTGGHEAGDSLLRDVGRRLTGCVSEADTLARVGGDEFVIAVRRYDEVDELVALAQRVLGALAAPFAAAGNEYYLGASIGISLYPDDGRSAAALMRNADSAMYAAKQRGTNQFQFFTAELRQRLQRRFQIERGLRRALASGELRLAYQPIVDGESGRMIGAEALLRWESEELGQVSPVEFIPVAEDTGMIIPIGQWVLEHACRQAAQWRRLFAPDFVMAVNFSPRQIADGLVEQVEGCLARTGLAPDALEVEITEGILMSDSQSVLPLLHALNDIGVRISVDDFGTGYSSLSYLKRFPLHHLKVDRTFVAGLPDNRDSVAITQAVVAMAHSLGMRVTAEGVETPEQASFLRSLRCERQQGYLFGRPVSAQACAALLREHAAGRVREDV; encoded by the coding sequence ATGGTCTATTCCCAAGCGGCGGGAGCGTTCGGCGCAGCGGGATCACGGGGCGGTCAGTCGGAGGTGTCAAAAGAATCGAGCGAGGCCGCGAACGCAGCAGATGCGGCGCTCGCACAGGAGCGCAGCGTATTGCGCCTGGTCTCGCGCAGCATGCCGCTGCCGGAACTGCTGGCGGAGGTCTGCTGCCGCGCCGAGCGGCTGCTGGGCGCGGGCGCGAACTGCGCGATCCTGCAACTGGACGGCGACGGCCGCCGCCTGCGCATAGGCAGCGCGCCGTCCTTGCCGGCGCAGTATCACGCCGCGTTCGATGGCACGCCGGTCGGTTCCGGCACGAGCCCGTCCGGCACGGCGATCTTCGAGCGGCGCACGGTTTGCGTCGACGACTTCGAGCTTGCGCACGAGTGGGGCGAGTACCGCCGCATCGCACTCGACAACCTCCTGCGCGCGGTCTGGACCACACCGCTCGACGACGACAACGGCGGCGTGATGGGCGCGCTCGCCGTGTACCAGAGCCGGCCCTGGCGGCCCACGGCGGCCGAGGAGGCGCTGCTGAGCGACATCGCCCGCAGTGTCGCGGCCATGCTCAACCAGCAGACCATTGCCGAGCGCCTCGCGCTGAGCGAAGAGCACCATCGCCTTGTCGTGGACCACCTCAACGAAGGCATCGTGATGCAGGCGCGTGACGACACCGTGCTCGCCTGCAATCGCAGCGCGCGGCGCATGCTGCGTCTGCCCGAGAACGCCATCGGCCTGAGCATCATGAAGGTGATTCCGCGCGTGCTCGACGAAGGTGGCAAGCCGCTGCCCGTCTCGAAGCGACCAAGCATGCAGGCGCTCGAAACGGGCAAGCCGGTGCTCGGCGAGACGGTCGGCCTCGAACTCGCGGATGGCGAGATCGTGTGGGTGAGCGAGAACGTGCTGCCGATTTTCCGGCCCGGCGAAAGCGAGCCGATTTCCGTGGTGGTCTCGTTTACGGACATCGGGCCCGTGCGCGAGGCGCAGCAGCAACTGCGCTATCTCGCCACGCGCGACGCGCTCACGGGGCTCTACAACCGCACGTTCCTCGCCGAGCGCATGCATGCGCTGCTCGAAAGCGCGAGCGGCACGGCGCGGCCAGCGCTGCTCTTCGTCGATCTCGATGGCTTCAAGAAGGTCAACGACACGGGCGGCCACGAGGCGGGCGATTCGCTTCTGCGCGACGTGGGGCGGCGCCTCACGGGCTGCGTGAGCGAGGCGGACACGCTCGCGCGCGTGGGCGGCGACGAATTCGTGATCGCGGTGCGCCGCTACGACGAGGTGGACGAACTCGTCGCGCTCGCGCAGCGCGTGCTCGGCGCGCTCGCCGCGCCGTTCGCGGCGGCGGGCAACGAGTACTACCTGGGCGCGTCGATTGGCATCAGCCTGTATCCCGACGATGGCCGCAGCGCCGCCGCGCTCATGCGCAACGCCGACTCTGCGATGTACGCGGCCAAGCAGCGCGGCACCAACCAGTTCCAGTTCTTCACGGCCGAGTTGCGCCAGCGCCTGCAGCGCCGTTTCCAGATCGAGCGGGGGCTGCGCCGCGCGCTTGCTTCAGGCGAACTGCGCCTCGCGTATCAGCCGATCGTGGATGGCGAAAGCGGCCGCATGATCGGCGCGGAGGCGCTGCTGCGCTGGGAGAGCGAGGAGCTGGGCCAGGTCTCGCCAGTTGAGTTCATTCCCGTGGCCGAGGACACCGGCATGATCATCCCGATCGGCCAATGGGTGCTCGAGCATGCGTGCCGCCAGGCCGCGCAGTGGCGGCGCCTCTTTGCGCCCGACTTCGTCATGGCGGTCAACTTCTCGCCGCGCCAGATCGCGGACGGGCTGGTCGAGCAGGTGGAGGGGTGCCTGGCACGAACGGGCCTCGCGCCCGATGCGCTCGAAGTGGAGATCACCGAAGGCATTCTCATGAGCGACAGCCAGAGCGTGCTGCCTCTCCTGCACGCGCTCAACGACATTGGCGTGCGCATTTCGGTGGACGACTTCGGCACCGGCTATTCGTCGCTTTCGTATCTGAAGCGTTTTCCGCTGCACCATCTGAAGGTCGATCGCACGTTCGTGGCGGGCCTGCCCGACAACCGCGACTCCGTGGCGATCACCCAGGCCGTCGTGGCGATGGCGCACTCGCTCGGCATGCGCGTGACGGCCGAAGGCGTGGAAACGCCCGAGCAGGCCTCGTTTCTGCGCTCGCTGCGCTGCGAACGGCAGCAAGGCTACCTGTTCGGCAGGCCGGTGAGCGCCCAGGCCTGTGCGGCGCTGCTGCGCGAGCATGCCGCTGGCCGCGTGCGCGAGGACGTGTGA